From Dreissena polymorpha isolate Duluth1 chromosome 15, UMN_Dpol_1.0, whole genome shotgun sequence, a single genomic window includes:
- the LOC127860067 gene encoding uncharacterized protein LOC127860067 isoform X2 has product MNKDGEWGDHIVIHALACFLKTPVTIYGCDEKGMIRPRPEIIAGKHKQNSTVYLGHIYGAHYISLRPQTWKEDLLKVLGGRSDSCVISGRNSDPGVAGTGGDVPDMYLSFAMMYCLKQQIIQPLVQQQIHRITNFYRLYNLCTDHSDALYVGILGSNQETRSFKEDLFIIPLETVVDDDFTSSELHKRNQLKAVRQENGNTINLVPEKPENWMRCLNQEHFLHHLQIPSDMMDSPRWIAFQTKMPNTERWLERSRRHGWPPNRAIYDLLTGDGFLVVPEPKCSKYAWKYDFRLAEDILLAKAFTDYQKDCFKIMKILLDQTQVSQYLPYVCVKHAFYYQCQETPANVWKSDPTLCLRSLIGRFISNINDACFPNFFDSTLNLMPNKLSPDERSQVNQGLFIAQKHTFVCLCNAFSTPATDFEDRWSRAFAAMFHRLVESMPSSDTERVLEECFIPTAVAGIQELVERERFSLAYERCTEAVEELNHVCKAELAVNYIVNLVVCPASYNVRHWLFAFYVAFVTGHYWFDEVNKDLDSVILVDVFGENLYQILEDTFGKKVSIPTHFIEPERICQTTLALAKVLEQCDIYQGVIANVELAALDYVIIQLQNCTSTVRVLDINIEDNMRELQADVRKRINVMDDQRDRKLMEIANIRKEFEQYKRKIIVIDNIRKELRKCELQNDLTGMKLIFSKLQDINME; this is encoded by the exons ATGAATAAAGACGGAGAATGGGGGGACCACATTGTGATTCA TGCCTTGGCATGTTTCTTGAAGACCCCTGTCACAATCTACGGTTGCGATGAAAAGGGGATGATTAGACCGCGTCCGGAAATTATTGCAGGCAAACATAAGCAAAATTCTACAGTGTACTTGGGCCATATTTACGGTGCTCATTACATAAGCCTTCGACCTCAGACTTGGAAGGAAGATCTTCTTAAAG TTTTAGGAGGACGTTCTGACTCGTGTGTTATTTCTGGACGCAATTCAGACCCAGGGGTCGCAG GAACTGGTGGCGATGTCCCAGACATGTATTTGTCCTTCGCAATGATGTATTGCCTTAAACAGCAGATTATTCAGCCTCTTGTTCAACAACAAATTCACAGAATAACGAATTTTTACCGGTTATATAATCTGTGTACAGACCACTCTGATGCTCTTTACGTCGGGATTTTAGGATCCAATCAGGAAACACGTTCTTTCAAAGAGGATCTGTTTATTATCCCACTTGAAACAGTTGTGGATGATGATTTCACATCTAGTGAATTGCACAAGAGGAATCAACTAAAAGCTGTTAGACAAGAGAATGGTAATACCATAAACCTTGTACCTGAAAAGCCTGAAAATTGGATGAGATGTCTTAACCAAGAACACTTTCTGCATCATTTACAAATTCCCTCTGACATGATGGATTCCCCTCGATGGATTGCATTCCAAACAAAAATGCCAAATACCGAAAGATGGCTCGAAAGAAGCCGCCGGCACGGTTGGCCACCTAACAGGGCAATATATGATTTATTAACTGGGGATGGATTTCTCGTGGTCCCTGAGCCCAAATGTTCTAAATATGCCTGGAAATACGATTTTAGATTGGCAGAAGATATTCTCCTCGCGAAGGCTTTTACAGATTATCAAAAAGATTGTTTCAAGATTATGAAAATCCTTTTGGACCAAACACAAGTCAGTCAGTACTTACCGTACGTTTGTGTAAAACACGCGTTCTATTATCAATGTCAAGAAACACCGGCTAATGTTTGGAAGTCGGATCCTACGCTCTGTCTTCGGTCATTGATTGGTCGATTCATATCCAACATAAATGATGCATGTTTCCCCAACTTTTTTGATAGCACGTTGAATTTGATGCCAAATAAGCTCTCACCTGACGAACGAAGTCAAGTTAACCAAGGACTGTTTATTGCACAAAAGCACACATTTGTCTGTCTGTGTAATGCGTTCAGTACTCCAGCAACGGACTTTGAGGATAGATGGTCGAGAGCATTTGCCGCCATGTTCCATCGACTGGTAGAAAGCATGCCGTCGAGCGATACTGAAAGAGTTCTCGAAGAATGCTTTATACCAACAGCTGTAGCCGGCATACAAGAGCTTGTGGAACGTGAAAGGTTTTCATTAGCATACGAACGATGCACAGAAGCTGTAGAGGAATTGAATCATGTTTGCAAGGCTGAGTTGGCTGTCAATTACATAGTCAACCTGGTCGTTTGCCCTGCTTCTTACAATGTGCGACATTGGTTGTTTGCATTCTACGTGGCCTTTGTCACGGGGCACTATTGGTTCGATGAAGTAAATAAGGATTTAGACTCAGTTATACTTGTTGATGTCTTTGGAGaaaatctttatcaaattttagAAGATACATTTGGGAAAAAAGTAAGCATCCCGACTCATTTTATTGAGCCTGAACGTATTTGTCAAACAACCTTAGCTTTGGCAAAGGTTCTGGAGCAATGTGACATTTATCAAGGTGTCATAGCCAACGTAGAATTGGCAGCACTTGATTACGTAATAATTCAGCTGCAAAACTGCACATCAACTGTACGTGTTCTCGATATAAATATTGAAGATAATATGAGAGAACTTCAAGCGGATGTGCGAAAACGAATAAACGTGATGGATGACCAAAGAGACAGAAAATTGATGGAAATTGCTAACATCCGAAAGGAGTTTGAACAATACAAACGAAAAATTATAGTAATTGATAACATACGGAAGGAGTTAAGAAAATGCGAATTACAAAATGATCTGACGGGAATGaaattgattttttcaaaactgcaGGATATTAAtatggaataa
- the LOC127860067 gene encoding uncharacterized protein LOC127860067 isoform X1 — translation MRNVSSDGNCLFSAMVDQLRIRGVYEYTPRSLRTAAVNYLRQNPQLDDNTDIRYFIEGDLEDYFQTMNKDGEWGDHIVIHALACFLKTPVTIYGCDEKGMIRPRPEIIAGKHKQNSTVYLGHIYGAHYISLRPQTWKEDLLKVLGGRSDSCVISGRNSDPGVAGTGGDVPDMYLSFAMMYCLKQQIIQPLVQQQIHRITNFYRLYNLCTDHSDALYVGILGSNQETRSFKEDLFIIPLETVVDDDFTSSELHKRNQLKAVRQENGNTINLVPEKPENWMRCLNQEHFLHHLQIPSDMMDSPRWIAFQTKMPNTERWLERSRRHGWPPNRAIYDLLTGDGFLVVPEPKCSKYAWKYDFRLAEDILLAKAFTDYQKDCFKIMKILLDQTQVSQYLPYVCVKHAFYYQCQETPANVWKSDPTLCLRSLIGRFISNINDACFPNFFDSTLNLMPNKLSPDERSQVNQGLFIAQKHTFVCLCNAFSTPATDFEDRWSRAFAAMFHRLVESMPSSDTERVLEECFIPTAVAGIQELVERERFSLAYERCTEAVEELNHVCKAELAVNYIVNLVVCPASYNVRHWLFAFYVAFVTGHYWFDEVNKDLDSVILVDVFGENLYQILEDTFGKKVSIPTHFIEPERICQTTLALAKVLEQCDIYQGVIANVELAALDYVIIQLQNCTSTVRVLDINIEDNMRELQADVRKRINVMDDQRDRKLMEIANIRKEFEQYKRKIIVIDNIRKELRKCELQNDLTGMKLIFSKLQDINME, via the exons GGACCAGTTGAGGATTCGAGGAGTGTATGAGTACACGCCACGTTCACTGCGCACGGCTGCAGTGAATTATCTTAGACAGAACCCACAACTG GATGACAACACAGACATTAGGTATTTTATCGAAGGAGATTTAGAAGACTACTTTCAGACGATGAATAAAGACGGAGAATGGGGGGACCACATTGTGATTCA TGCCTTGGCATGTTTCTTGAAGACCCCTGTCACAATCTACGGTTGCGATGAAAAGGGGATGATTAGACCGCGTCCGGAAATTATTGCAGGCAAACATAAGCAAAATTCTACAGTGTACTTGGGCCATATTTACGGTGCTCATTACATAAGCCTTCGACCTCAGACTTGGAAGGAAGATCTTCTTAAAG TTTTAGGAGGACGTTCTGACTCGTGTGTTATTTCTGGACGCAATTCAGACCCAGGGGTCGCAG GAACTGGTGGCGATGTCCCAGACATGTATTTGTCCTTCGCAATGATGTATTGCCTTAAACAGCAGATTATTCAGCCTCTTGTTCAACAACAAATTCACAGAATAACGAATTTTTACCGGTTATATAATCTGTGTACAGACCACTCTGATGCTCTTTACGTCGGGATTTTAGGATCCAATCAGGAAACACGTTCTTTCAAAGAGGATCTGTTTATTATCCCACTTGAAACAGTTGTGGATGATGATTTCACATCTAGTGAATTGCACAAGAGGAATCAACTAAAAGCTGTTAGACAAGAGAATGGTAATACCATAAACCTTGTACCTGAAAAGCCTGAAAATTGGATGAGATGTCTTAACCAAGAACACTTTCTGCATCATTTACAAATTCCCTCTGACATGATGGATTCCCCTCGATGGATTGCATTCCAAACAAAAATGCCAAATACCGAAAGATGGCTCGAAAGAAGCCGCCGGCACGGTTGGCCACCTAACAGGGCAATATATGATTTATTAACTGGGGATGGATTTCTCGTGGTCCCTGAGCCCAAATGTTCTAAATATGCCTGGAAATACGATTTTAGATTGGCAGAAGATATTCTCCTCGCGAAGGCTTTTACAGATTATCAAAAAGATTGTTTCAAGATTATGAAAATCCTTTTGGACCAAACACAAGTCAGTCAGTACTTACCGTACGTTTGTGTAAAACACGCGTTCTATTATCAATGTCAAGAAACACCGGCTAATGTTTGGAAGTCGGATCCTACGCTCTGTCTTCGGTCATTGATTGGTCGATTCATATCCAACATAAATGATGCATGTTTCCCCAACTTTTTTGATAGCACGTTGAATTTGATGCCAAATAAGCTCTCACCTGACGAACGAAGTCAAGTTAACCAAGGACTGTTTATTGCACAAAAGCACACATTTGTCTGTCTGTGTAATGCGTTCAGTACTCCAGCAACGGACTTTGAGGATAGATGGTCGAGAGCATTTGCCGCCATGTTCCATCGACTGGTAGAAAGCATGCCGTCGAGCGATACTGAAAGAGTTCTCGAAGAATGCTTTATACCAACAGCTGTAGCCGGCATACAAGAGCTTGTGGAACGTGAAAGGTTTTCATTAGCATACGAACGATGCACAGAAGCTGTAGAGGAATTGAATCATGTTTGCAAGGCTGAGTTGGCTGTCAATTACATAGTCAACCTGGTCGTTTGCCCTGCTTCTTACAATGTGCGACATTGGTTGTTTGCATTCTACGTGGCCTTTGTCACGGGGCACTATTGGTTCGATGAAGTAAATAAGGATTTAGACTCAGTTATACTTGTTGATGTCTTTGGAGaaaatctttatcaaattttagAAGATACATTTGGGAAAAAAGTAAGCATCCCGACTCATTTTATTGAGCCTGAACGTATTTGTCAAACAACCTTAGCTTTGGCAAAGGTTCTGGAGCAATGTGACATTTATCAAGGTGTCATAGCCAACGTAGAATTGGCAGCACTTGATTACGTAATAATTCAGCTGCAAAACTGCACATCAACTGTACGTGTTCTCGATATAAATATTGAAGATAATATGAGAGAACTTCAAGCGGATGTGCGAAAACGAATAAACGTGATGGATGACCAAAGAGACAGAAAATTGATGGAAATTGCTAACATCCGAAAGGAGTTTGAACAATACAAACGAAAAATTATAGTAATTGATAACATACGGAAGGAGTTAAGAAAATGCGAATTACAAAATGATCTGACGGGAATGaaattgattttttcaaaactgcaGGATATTAAtatggaataa
- the LOC127860067 gene encoding uncharacterized protein LOC127860067 isoform X5, producing the protein MTDRNVFRMVVFHTPRGRLSETRGLSEGPVITELPDDFEVDNVKAVKGVKDSSNDSNDNIDTNTDIAANALANDENALDYNARAKLVENKQSGRAYTDLVDNEETGEKTDDKCTPKHEDRHTHFTLGFQFTTKDLPSKHPSNFIRSNDRFTNDPKKHDTKELEIESPTGPESDFNDSSKPLVSANRNEKRSAKLNKNAIPKKSERSFVEDNETPKKPSTKETPVARSNKNYSTRRKNEEADRLLETKHCVQSEARRDLNDFGNGGPVEDSRSV; encoded by the exons ATGACAGACCGGAATGTATTTCGTATGGTTGTCTTCCACACACCACGTGGTCGTTTGTCTGAAACTCGCGGTTTATCTGAAGGTCCAGTCATAACCGAATTACCAGACGATTTTGAGGTGGACAACGTTAAAGCTGTTAAAGGCGTAAAAGACTCTTCCAACGATTCTAATGATAACATTGATACTAATACTGACATAGCAGCAAACGCTCTGGCCAATGATGAAAATGCATTGGATTACAATGCTCGTGCAAAACTTGTAGAAAACAAGCAATCAGGACGTGCTTATACTGATTTGGTTGATAACGAAGAAACTGGTGAAAAAACGGACGATAAATGTACGCCTAAACATGAAGATCGACATACACATTTCACCTTAGGATTTCAGTTTACAACCAAAGATTTGCCGTCTAAACATCCTTCCAATTTCATAAGAAGTAACGACCGCTTCACTAATGATCCAAAGAAGCACGATACAAAAGAACTCGAAATCGAATCACCCACAGGACCTGAAAGCGATTTCAACGACAGTTCTAAACCACTTGTGTCCGCCAACAGGAATG AGAAGCGTTctgcaaaactaaacaaaaatgcaATCCCAAAGAAGTCCGAACGTTCGTTTGTAGAAGACAATGAGACGCCGAAGAAACCATCTACAAAAG AGACGCCGGTTGCAAGGAGCAACAAGAACTATTCGACAAGACGAAAAAACGAAGAAGCAGACAGGCTGCTGGAAACAAAGCACTGTG TACAATCCGAGGCTCGACGCGACCTAAACGATTTCGGCAACGGTGGACCAGTTGAGGATTCGAGGAGTGTATGA
- the LOC127860067 gene encoding uncharacterized protein LOC127860067 isoform X4 has product MTDRNVFRMVVFHTPRGRLSETRGLSEGPVITELPDDFEVDNVKAVKGVKDSSNDSNDNIDTNTDIAANALANDENALDYNARAKLVENKQSGRAYTDLVDNEETGEKTDDKCTPKHEDRHTHFTLGFQFTTKDLPSKHPSNFIRSNDRFTNDPKKHDTKELEIESPTGPESDFNDSSKPLVSANRNGNHLFNVSAYHPDAIHNTDSFQEATAFPKQNAWNATFGDNDHKNRSERACVEPFVHSGPNKPVTANDAHRIEDGTSQHGHSNQGENDEQTATCPTFLKQKYCKHKEIKEMRVPCINGCHLYVLMQCTNCKKEFSEEELLTLTEKRSAKLNKNAIPKKSERSFVEDNETPKKPSTKETPVARSNKNYSTRRKNEEADRLLETKHCVQSEARRDLNDFGNGGPVEDSRSV; this is encoded by the exons ATGACAGACCGGAATGTATTTCGTATGGTTGTCTTCCACACACCACGTGGTCGTTTGTCTGAAACTCGCGGTTTATCTGAAGGTCCAGTCATAACCGAATTACCAGACGATTTTGAGGTGGACAACGTTAAAGCTGTTAAAGGCGTAAAAGACTCTTCCAACGATTCTAATGATAACATTGATACTAATACTGACATAGCAGCAAACGCTCTGGCCAATGATGAAAATGCATTGGATTACAATGCTCGTGCAAAACTTGTAGAAAACAAGCAATCAGGACGTGCTTATACTGATTTGGTTGATAACGAAGAAACTGGTGAAAAAACGGACGATAAATGTACGCCTAAACATGAAGATCGACATACACATTTCACCTTAGGATTTCAGTTTACAACCAAAGATTTGCCGTCTAAACATCCTTCCAATTTCATAAGAAGTAACGACCGCTTCACTAATGATCCAAAGAAGCACGATACAAAAGAACTCGAAATCGAATCACCCACAGGACCTGAAAGCGATTTCAACGACAGTTCTAAACCACTTGTGTCCGCCAACAGGAATGGTAACCATCTTTTTAATGTATCCGCTTATCATCCTGATGCCATACATAATACCGATTCTTTTCAAGAGGCTACGGCATTTCCAAAACAGAATGCATGGAATGCTACATTTGGTGACAACGACCACAAAAATCGATCAGAACGTGCATGTGTGGAGCCTTTTGTCCATTCTGGTCCAAATAAACCAGTAACAGCTAATGACGCCCACCGCATTGAGGATGGTACGTCACAGCACGGGCATTCCAACCAAGGCGAAAATGACGAACAAACAGCCACATGTccgactttcttaaaacaaaaatactgtAAACATAAGGAAATTAAAGAAATGCGTGTACCGTGTATTAACGGTTGTCATTTATATGTACTTATGCAATGCACAAATTGTAAGAAAGAGTTTTCAGAAGAAGAGCTCCTAACATTAACAG AGAAGCGTTctgcaaaactaaacaaaaatgcaATCCCAAAGAAGTCCGAACGTTCGTTTGTAGAAGACAATGAGACGCCGAAGAAACCATCTACAAAAG AGACGCCGGTTGCAAGGAGCAACAAGAACTATTCGACAAGACGAAAAAACGAAGAAGCAGACAGGCTGCTGGAAACAAAGCACTGTG TACAATCCGAGGCTCGACGCGACCTAAACGATTTCGGCAACGGTGGACCAGTTGAGGATTCGAGGAGTGTATGA